A region of Candidatus Hydrogenedentota bacterium DNA encodes the following proteins:
- a CDS encoding Gfo/Idh/MocA family oxidoreductase, with translation MNPVQGSEPTRRAFLQHATLAAAAAAALPARAHAKTKANETLGIGLIGCGGRSGAHAASYDYVKKQGVNVRIVAVCDTYRPRLERMGKKYGAKMYMDHRELLADPDVDAVSIATPDHLHGYQAIDAMKAGKGVYCEKPVTHWRQFELTKELARVAKETGCVFQLGSQGMSDPAWAKMRELVQQGLIGQPIHAECGYFRVGDWGERGMPIDDENAQPGPDLNWEAFLGDAPKRPFDVSRYFRWRMYEDYSGGPVTDLFPHSFTPVASILSLGMPKRVVAVGGKYRYSDREIPDTYNTLVEYADGLVVAILGTQGNNYQSTGDRGAGGRIPVIRGWDGTLTVKDNDILFIPAEGAKKDPQTIPAGGNEDTQRYFMDFVQHCIAKDPNTASGPEMALHVQTALQMGAMAQREGVAVDFNPYTQTFAPA, from the coding sequence ATGAACCCCGTCCAAGGCAGTGAACCCACCCGCAGGGCCTTCCTCCAGCACGCGACCCTGGCAGCGGCGGCGGCCGCCGCCCTGCCCGCGCGCGCCCACGCGAAGACCAAGGCCAACGAGACGCTCGGCATCGGCCTGATCGGCTGCGGCGGCCGTTCGGGCGCCCACGCGGCCTCCTACGACTACGTCAAGAAGCAGGGCGTGAACGTGCGCATCGTCGCGGTGTGCGACACCTACCGCCCCCGCCTGGAGCGCATGGGCAAGAAGTACGGCGCGAAAATGTACATGGACCACCGCGAGCTGCTGGCAGACCCCGACGTGGACGCCGTGAGCATCGCCACGCCGGACCACCTGCACGGCTACCAGGCCATTGACGCGATGAAGGCGGGCAAGGGCGTGTACTGCGAGAAGCCCGTCACGCACTGGCGCCAGTTCGAGCTGACGAAGGAGCTGGCCCGCGTCGCGAAGGAGACCGGCTGCGTCTTCCAGCTCGGCTCCCAGGGCATGTCCGACCCCGCCTGGGCCAAGATGCGCGAGCTGGTCCAGCAGGGGCTCATCGGCCAGCCGATCCACGCCGAGTGCGGCTATTTCCGCGTGGGCGACTGGGGCGAGCGCGGCATGCCCATTGACGACGAGAACGCGCAGCCCGGCCCCGACCTCAACTGGGAGGCTTTCCTGGGCGACGCGCCGAAGCGGCCCTTCGACGTCAGCCGCTATTTCCGCTGGCGCATGTACGAGGACTACTCCGGCGGCCCCGTCACGGACCTCTTCCCCCACTCCTTCACCCCCGTGGCCAGCATCCTCTCCCTCGGCATGCCCAAGCGCGTGGTGGCCGTCGGCGGCAAATACCGCTACAGCGACCGCGAGATCCCCGACACCTACAACACCCTGGTCGAGTACGCCGACGGGCTCGTGGTGGCGATCCTGGGCACCCAGGGCAACAACTACCAGTCCACCGGCGACCGCGGCGCGGGCGGCCGCATCCCCGTGATCCGCGGGTGGGACGGCACCCTCACGGTGAAGGACAACGACATCCTGTTCATCCCCGCCGAGGGCGCGAAGAAGGACCCGCAGACCATCCCCGCGGGCGGCAACGAGGACACGCAGCGGTACTTCATGGACTTCGTCCAGCACTGCATCGCCAAGGACCCCAACACCGCCAGCGGCCCCGAGATGGCCCTGCACGTGCAGACGGCGCTCCAGATGGGCGCCATGGCCCAGCGCGAGGGCGTGGCCGTGGACTTCAACCCCTACACCCAGACCTTCGCCCCCGCGTAA
- a CDS encoding LITAF-like zinc ribbon domain-containing protein translates to MEIKCPFCSHEGPPVVAKKLSAGGWVLFVVLILFCLPICWLPFVIDGCKDEIRKCASCGCKIG, encoded by the coding sequence ATGGAGATCAAGTGTCCGTTTTGCAGCCATGAGGGGCCGCCGGTTGTCGCGAAGAAACTGTCCGCGGGGGGGTGGGTCCTTTTCGTTGTGCTCATTCTTTTCTGCCTGCCCATTTGCTGGCTGCCCTTTGTGATTGACGGCTGCAAGGACGAAATCCGGAAATGCGCCTCCTGCGGATGCAAGATCGGCTGA
- a CDS encoding DUF2752 domain-containing protein, whose amino-acid sequence MQDRLRLFSKALGLSALAGYLVWNAAWLARGEIPPSIFLYATGWPCPTTGMTRSLLLLARGDVPGSLFQNPLTLGYLALLAVSLALVLRDAVRRRPPALPPWLAWAWALSLGAGWAVQTALAV is encoded by the coding sequence ATGCAAGATCGGCTGAGGCTTTTCAGCAAGGCCCTGGGGCTGTCCGCGCTGGCGGGATATCTCGTTTGGAACGCGGCGTGGCTGGCCCGCGGCGAAATCCCCCCGTCCATCTTCCTGTATGCGACGGGGTGGCCCTGCCCGACCACGGGCATGACGAGGAGCCTGCTGCTTCTCGCGCGGGGGGATGTGCCGGGGTCGCTGTTCCAGAATCCGCTGACGCTGGGTTATCTGGCCCTTCTGGCGGTTTCGCTGGCGCTGGTGCTGCGGGACGCCGTGCGGCGGCGTCCGCCCGCGCTTCCCCCGTGGCTGGCCTGGGCCTGGGCGCTGTCGCTGGGTGCGGGCTGGGCCGTGCAGACCGCCCTCGCCGTGTGA